From the Luteolibacter rhizosphaerae genome, one window contains:
- the nrfD gene encoding NrfD/PsrC family molybdoenzyme membrane anchor subunit — protein sequence MATATEHAPSHTRQGPKLPVLEREKLILNGRSYHWITERICGVLENRQPLLWWLLFLPSALIAMVGVGLGLTYLVSTGVGVWGMSNRVFWGWDITNFVFWIGIGHAGTLISAVLFLTRQNWRTSINRAAEAMTIFAVMCAGIFPAFHVGRVWMAWFLAPIPNANAIWQNFKSPLLWDVFAVSTYFTISLIFWYLGMVPDLATIRDRCKPGLRKMLYGIFAMGWRGGNRQWSHYEMAYLLLAALSTPLVLSVHSVVSFDFATSVVPGWHTTIFPPYFVAGAIFGGFAMVLTIMVPARQIYGLHDVITMKHIDNMAKIILLTGTIVGYAYLMELFVAYYSGAKYEMDAFKFRITGPYWWAYLAMMSCNVLSPQLFWFKACRENLWVVMGVAMAVNIGMWFERFVIIVTTLARMFLPGDWKSYSPSWVEIMLFIGTIGMFLALFLLFLRFLPCINIAEVKWTLKESDPHHDDHHDHPDHGTELIPAYQRELHGKPIVGPDN from the coding sequence ATGGCCACCGCCACCGAACACGCCCCGAGCCACACCCGCCAAGGACCGAAGCTTCCGGTTCTCGAGCGCGAGAAGCTCATCCTGAACGGCCGTTCCTACCACTGGATCACCGAGCGCATCTGCGGCGTTCTGGAGAACCGCCAGCCCCTCCTCTGGTGGCTGCTCTTCCTCCCCTCCGCTCTCATCGCCATGGTCGGCGTCGGCCTCGGCCTGACCTACCTCGTCTCCACCGGTGTCGGTGTCTGGGGCATGTCGAACCGCGTCTTCTGGGGCTGGGACATCACCAACTTCGTGTTCTGGATCGGTATCGGTCACGCCGGCACCCTGATCTCCGCGGTGCTCTTCCTCACCCGCCAGAATTGGCGAACGTCCATCAACCGCGCGGCGGAGGCCATGACCATCTTCGCCGTGATGTGCGCCGGTATTTTCCCGGCCTTCCACGTCGGTCGTGTCTGGATGGCCTGGTTCCTCGCTCCCATCCCGAACGCGAACGCGATCTGGCAGAACTTCAAGTCCCCGCTGCTCTGGGACGTGTTCGCCGTCTCCACCTACTTCACCATCTCGCTGATCTTCTGGTACCTCGGCATGGTGCCGGACCTCGCGACCATCCGCGACCGCTGCAAGCCCGGCCTCCGCAAGATGCTCTACGGCATCTTCGCCATGGGCTGGCGCGGTGGTAACCGCCAGTGGAGCCACTACGAAATGGCTTACCTGCTTCTGGCCGCCCTTTCCACCCCGCTCGTGCTCTCGGTGCACTCGGTCGTGTCCTTCGACTTCGCCACCTCCGTCGTCCCCGGCTGGCACACCACCATCTTCCCGCCCTACTTCGTCGCAGGTGCCATCTTCGGCGGCTTCGCGATGGTGCTCACCATCATGGTCCCCGCACGCCAGATCTACGGCCTGCACGACGTGATCACGATGAAGCACATCGACAACATGGCGAAGATCATCCTGCTCACCGGCACCATCGTCGGCTACGCCTACCTCATGGAGCTCTTCGTCGCCTACTACTCCGGCGCGAAGTACGAGATGGACGCCTTCAAGTTCCGTATCACCGGTCCCTACTGGTGGGCCTACCTGGCCATGATGTCCTGCAACGTCCTCTCCCCGCAGCTCTTCTGGTTCAAGGCCTGCCGTGAAAACCTCTGGGTCGTCATGGGCGTCGCCATGGCCGTGAACATCGGCATGTGGTTCGAGCGCTTCGTCATCATCGTCACCACCCTCGCCCGCATGTTCCTGCCGGGTGATTGGAAGTCCTACAGCCCGAGCTGGGTGGAGATCATGCTCTTCATCGGCACCATCGGCATGTTCCTCGCGCTCTTCCTCCTCTTCCTCCGCTTCCTGCCCTGCATCAACATCGCGGAAGTGAAGTGGACCCTCAAGGAGTCCGACCCGCACCACGACGATCATCACGATCACCCGGACCACGGCACCGAACTCATCCCCGCCTACCAGCGCGAGCTCCACGGCAAGCCCATCGTCGGTCCCGACAACTGA
- a CDS encoding DUF3341 domain-containing protein, with amino-acid sequence MSTTRKRVYGYLAEFGSASALYKAAEKVRDAGFRKWDCHTPYPVHGLDAAMGMKRSILPWFVFFGGMLGTATGFGLAYITQVEIYPTVVQAKPANIFTVPAFFPIMFELTILFSGFTTLFGLLALMKLPRLNHPLFASRQFHRATDDAFFIAVEARDPKFHPDKTRSFLEEIGGKSIELVEEED; translated from the coding sequence GTGAGTACCACCCGCAAACGCGTCTACGGCTACCTCGCCGAATTCGGAAGCGCTTCCGCCCTCTACAAGGCGGCCGAGAAAGTGCGCGACGCCGGCTTCCGCAAGTGGGATTGCCACACGCCTTATCCGGTTCACGGCCTCGATGCCGCCATGGGCATGAAGCGCTCGATCCTCCCTTGGTTCGTGTTCTTCGGAGGTATGCTCGGTACCGCTACGGGATTCGGTCTCGCCTATATCACCCAGGTCGAAATCTACCCGACCGTGGTGCAGGCCAAGCCGGCGAACATCTTCACGGTGCCCGCCTTCTTCCCCATCATGTTCGAGCTGACCATCCTCTTCTCGGGCTTCACCACCCTCTTCGGTCTGCTGGCGCTGATGAAATTGCCCAGACTAAACCACCCGCTTTTCGCGAGCCGTCAGTTCCACAGAGCCACCGACGACGCCTTCTTCATCGCCGTCGAGGCCCGCGACCCGAAGTTCCATCCCGACAAGACCCGCTCCTTCCTCGAGGAAATCGGCGGGAAAAGCATCGAACTGGTTGAAGAGGAAGACTGA
- a CDS encoding c-type cytochrome, with protein sequence MKYFFIAYAIIAALFIGLMPMRGAKSADTPIRLLPDMDEQDKLKPQKPDPFFADGQGARLPVHGTQALGFNAEGASEIGGIPEYEFGGGTGYYATGGVEGYFANGMPEELKLTAENVGAFLKRGEESFNVNCAICHGTSGDGQGITGQFGVPGIANLTQDTYGQAAYPDGRLFYVITNGKGNMGAYKHNVSLRDRWAIVAYVRALQFARKAPYDAVKEAYDKGIATQAK encoded by the coding sequence GTGAAATACTTCTTCATCGCCTACGCGATCATCGCCGCCCTCTTCATCGGCCTCATGCCGATGCGCGGCGCGAAGTCGGCCGATACCCCGATCCGGCTCCTGCCGGACATGGATGAGCAGGACAAGCTCAAGCCCCAGAAGCCGGATCCCTTTTTCGCGGATGGCCAGGGCGCGCGTCTTCCCGTTCACGGCACCCAGGCTCTCGGCTTCAATGCCGAAGGTGCCTCCGAGATCGGCGGCATCCCCGAATACGAGTTCGGTGGCGGCACCGGCTACTACGCCACCGGCGGCGTCGAGGGCTACTTCGCCAATGGCATGCCGGAAGAGCTCAAGCTCACCGCGGAGAACGTCGGTGCCTTCCTCAAGCGCGGCGAGGAGTCCTTCAATGTCAACTGCGCCATCTGCCACGGCACCTCCGGCGATGGCCAAGGCATCACCGGCCAGTTCGGCGTCCCCGGCATCGCGAACCTCACCCAGGACACCTACGGCCAGGCTGCCTATCCGGATGGTCGCCTCTTCTACGTGATCACCAACGGCAAGGGCAACATGGGCGCTTACAAGCACAACGTCTCCCTCCGCGACCGCTGGGCCATCGTCGCCTACGTCCGTGCCCTCCAGTTCGCTCGCAAGGCCCCGTATGACGCCGTGAAGGAAGCCTACGACAAGGGCATCGCCACGCAGGCCAAATAA